One segment of Anatilimnocola aggregata DNA contains the following:
- a CDS encoding type IV pilus modification PilV family protein yields MIRNKNRALRGLSLLEVMLALAILGGSMAVLGQLVRIGSISAATARDSTTAQLLAESKMAEIASGIALPDTIFQQPADDEGEWLYSVESQQIDQQGLLTILVTVEQDPQTHTRPVLFSLTRWIVDPTVEEAARLAAEEKKSAAATASQGQAGTTQSAASSLGGAGAGGGFPGGGAGGGNNGGGNNGDGQGGGPGGGGGGFVGGGGGGFPGGGGGGFPGGGGGIGPGGGGGQGPGGGPRGGGQGGPRGGGTRGGGGAPRGGFGGR; encoded by the coding sequence ATGATTCGCAACAAGAACAGAGCACTCCGGGGTCTCTCGTTGCTGGAAGTGATGCTCGCCCTGGCAATCTTGGGGGGCTCGATGGCCGTCCTTGGCCAACTGGTGCGCATTGGTTCGATCTCGGCTGCCACAGCCCGCGATTCGACCACCGCCCAGTTGCTGGCCGAGAGCAAGATGGCTGAAATCGCCAGCGGCATCGCCCTTCCCGATACGATTTTTCAACAGCCGGCCGACGACGAAGGAGAATGGCTCTACTCGGTAGAGTCACAACAAATCGATCAGCAGGGCCTGCTCACGATTCTGGTCACAGTCGAGCAAGATCCACAAACGCACACGCGCCCTGTCCTCTTCAGCCTGACTCGCTGGATCGTCGATCCCACCGTGGAAGAAGCAGCCCGTCTCGCCGCTGAAGAGAAAAAGTCAGCCGCTGCGACTGCCAGTCAAGGACAAGCGGGGACAACGCAATCGGCCGCTTCCAGCCTAGGGGGAGCCGGTGCTGGTGGTGGTTTCCCTGGCGGTGGTGCTGGTGGTGGAAATAACGGCGGCGGCAACAACGGTGATGGCCAAGGTGGCGGTCCTGGTGGTGGCGGCGGTGGATTCGTAGGTGGTGGCGGCGGTGGATTCCCAGGTGGTGGCGGCGGTGGATTCCCAGGTGGTGGTGGCGGTATCGGACCAGGCGGCGGCGGTGGACAAGGCCCCGGTGGCGGGCCGCGTGGTGGTGGCCAAGGTGGCCCACGTGGTGGCGGAACTCGGGGCGGCGGTGGTGCACCGCGCGGAGGCTTCGGTGGCCGCTAA
- a CDS encoding type II secretion system minor pseudopilin, with amino-acid sequence MVAKRSPVSPAQRGMILIIVLIVVMFLALGAYSFTDLMLTHQESAQLTGRQVQTRLLVDSGVEATRLFLSQSKLARLEAGGVFNNPGRFKGLTIVPDEDPRERASVAILSPNLSDEGTLAGLRNGLEDESTRLNLNTLLVLEAQQEGSATQLLMGLPGMTEEAADAILDWIDPDDESRPLGAEVDHYSGLNPAYRPKNGPLDTVEELLLVRGITPQLLFGADVNRNGTLDPHEGGSEDSSGASDRGWSAYFTLHSLENNLQENGEPRVYLNGNDVNLLYESLNAAGLPQDWVNFIIAYRQNGPNAAAGQASVPASNLTLDLSKPVRVPLVQLLDLCDARLRVTNAGQSQVIASPFTSGLGGGMGLWLPKLMDTCTINPATTIPGRININQAPAHILRGIPGMNDDIITEILSRRSYEAAADDANKRHETWIMAEGIVTLAEMRTLMPFVCAGGDVYRAQIVGYYQSGEASARAEVIFDASSSPARVLFWRDLSHLGRGYAVETLGVDFLEGGLGGAPIPGAMSTPGSGGY; translated from the coding sequence GTGGTCGCTAAGCGCTCGCCTGTTTCGCCTGCTCAGCGGGGTATGATCCTCATCATCGTGCTGATTGTGGTCATGTTCCTCGCGCTCGGTGCTTACTCGTTCACCGACTTGATGCTGACCCATCAAGAGTCGGCTCAACTCACCGGTCGCCAGGTGCAAACTCGGCTGCTCGTCGATTCGGGGGTCGAAGCCACGCGGCTCTTTCTTTCGCAAAGCAAACTGGCCCGACTCGAAGCGGGGGGCGTCTTCAACAACCCCGGCCGCTTCAAAGGGTTGACCATCGTTCCCGACGAAGACCCACGCGAACGAGCCAGCGTGGCGATCTTGTCGCCGAACTTGAGTGACGAAGGGACTCTCGCCGGCCTGCGTAACGGGCTGGAAGATGAATCCACTCGCTTGAACTTGAATACGCTGCTGGTATTGGAAGCGCAGCAAGAGGGCTCAGCCACTCAGTTGCTCATGGGCTTGCCCGGCATGACCGAAGAAGCCGCGGATGCAATTCTCGATTGGATTGATCCAGACGATGAATCTCGCCCGCTCGGCGCTGAGGTCGATCATTATTCAGGACTGAATCCTGCGTATCGCCCCAAGAATGGCCCGCTCGATACGGTCGAGGAGTTGCTCCTGGTGCGCGGCATCACCCCACAATTGCTCTTTGGGGCCGATGTGAATCGCAATGGAACGCTCGATCCGCATGAGGGAGGGAGCGAAGATTCGTCCGGCGCTTCCGATCGTGGCTGGTCGGCCTACTTCACGTTGCACAGTCTCGAAAACAACTTGCAAGAAAACGGCGAACCGCGCGTCTATCTCAACGGCAACGATGTCAACTTGTTGTATGAGAGTCTGAATGCTGCGGGACTGCCGCAGGACTGGGTGAACTTCATCATTGCTTATCGGCAGAATGGACCCAACGCAGCAGCGGGCCAAGCCAGTGTGCCGGCCAGCAACTTAACGCTCGACCTGTCGAAGCCCGTTCGCGTTCCGCTAGTGCAATTGCTCGACCTGTGCGATGCCCGCCTGCGGGTGACGAACGCCGGCCAGTCGCAAGTGATTGCCTCCCCATTCACCAGCGGACTCGGTGGCGGTATGGGTTTGTGGCTGCCGAAATTGATGGACACTTGCACGATCAACCCCGCAACAACTATTCCGGGGCGCATCAACATCAATCAAGCGCCGGCTCACATCTTGCGCGGCATTCCGGGAATGAACGACGATATCATTACCGAGATTCTTTCGCGGCGGTCGTACGAAGCGGCTGCCGACGATGCCAACAAGCGGCACGAAACCTGGATTATGGCGGAGGGAATTGTCACCCTCGCCGAGATGCGCACGCTGATGCCGTTCGTTTGTGCGGGGGGTGACGTTTATCGGGCGCAGATCGTCGGCTATTACCAGAGTGGCGAAGCGTCGGCTCGGGCCGAGGTGATATTCGATGCTTCCTCCTCCCCGGCACGCGTATTATTCTGGAGAGACCTGAGTCATCTGGGTCGTGGCTATGCCGTCGAGACGCTCGGGGTCGATTTTCTCGAAGGTGGCTTGGGTGGCGCACCAATTCCCGGTGCAATGTCGACACCAGGCTCTGGCGGTTATTAG
- the gspG gene encoding type II secretion system major pseudopilin GspG, with the protein MRSSLRISNRRQSTRRRGFTLMEVLLVLAILVILGSIVTVSVLKMQATAFKDAARTQLRSFEDAIKLYQLHVNQVPSNLDSLVELPADLPNQTKWQGPYIDKQIPLDPWDQPYQYEVIDDERYNIFSAGPDRTPSTDDDITL; encoded by the coding sequence ATGCGTTCCTCTCTTCGGATTTCCAATCGTCGTCAGTCAACTCGGCGTCGTGGTTTCACGCTGATGGAAGTGTTGCTCGTGCTCGCGATCCTGGTCATTCTGGGCTCGATCGTCACCGTTTCGGTCCTCAAGATGCAGGCCACCGCGTTCAAAGACGCTGCCCGGACTCAGTTGCGGTCGTTTGAAGACGCCATCAAGCTCTATCAATTGCACGTCAATCAAGTTCCCTCGAACCTCGATTCGCTTGTCGAATTGCCCGCCGATCTGCCTAACCAGACCAAGTGGCAGGGGCCGTACATCGACAAGCAGATTCCGCTCGATCCTTGGGATCAACCGTATCAATACGAAGTGATTGACGACGAGCGCTATAACATCTTTAGTGCCGGCCCCGATCGAACTCCCAGTACCGACGACGATATCACCCTCTAA
- a CDS encoding pilus assembly FimT family protein has product MKHPKSSGQPKTSCRARGAFSLMELMVVLVIMVLAAAVAMPALTGSLRAQRLKSASETMRIEWSRAHVKAMKSGRIQVFRFEVSGRKFTLQPWLAADEATEGNPIDSVASFGTAPETALDDCETKELPEGITFAGGDAKFDTRAYEVEDFMMQNNTSAEQWSRPILFYPDGSATDSYVIVADEKQAAIRVQLRGLTGTSAVGEQALLEDLLAAIRPGEVLP; this is encoded by the coding sequence GTGAAGCACCCGAAGAGTAGCGGGCAGCCTAAAACGAGCTGCCGGGCTCGCGGTGCGTTCTCGCTGATGGAATTGATGGTCGTGCTGGTCATCATGGTGCTGGCTGCAGCTGTCGCGATGCCTGCTCTGACTGGTTCGCTGCGGGCTCAAAGGCTGAAGAGCGCGTCGGAAACGATGCGCATCGAGTGGTCGCGGGCGCACGTTAAAGCAATGAAGAGCGGACGGATTCAAGTTTTCCGCTTCGAAGTCTCGGGCCGGAAGTTCACACTCCAGCCTTGGCTGGCTGCGGACGAAGCCACCGAAGGAAATCCGATCGACAGCGTGGCCAGTTTCGGTACAGCTCCGGAAACGGCGTTGGATGATTGCGAGACAAAAGAACTTCCCGAGGGAATTACGTTCGCCGGTGGCGATGCGAAGTTCGATACGCGGGCTTATGAAGTTGAAGACTTCATGATGCAAAACAATACTTCCGCCGAGCAATGGTCTCGACCGATCTTGTTTTATCCCGATGGCTCGGCAACCGATTCCTATGTGATTGTCGCCGACGAAAAGCAAGCAGCGATTCGCGTTCAACTGCGCGGGCTGACTGGCACGAGTGCCGTCGGCGAGCAGGCGCTGCTCGAAGATTTGCTGGCCGCGATTCGCCCGGGTGAGGTGCTGCCATGA